A segment of the Ramlibacter agri genome:
ACCGCCTCTCCTTCTCGCCGGCGCTCGGCACGCAGGTCTCGGGCAACGGCGACAGCCTGAGCTGGCTGGTCGACGAGCCGGAGAAAGTGGCGAGCCTCGGGCGCGGCCAGGCCGGCCTGGAGGCCTGGGAGCAGGCACGAGCCAACCAGCCCTTCAAGCGCGAGATGGTGGTCGGCCCCACGATCACCGGCGTCGTCGACCTGCGGAAGGACGCACAGGTGCCGCTGGAAGAGCGGCTGGTGGTGGAAGACGGCGCCGTGCCGCGCGCGATCGCGCAGCTCTATCGCGAGCTGCTGGCCACCGCGAGCACGCTGAAGGCGCTGGACGACTGGTGGTTCCGGCCGCCGCCCGGCAGCGCGGGCGAGGATCCGCTCACCGCCAGCGAACTGCGGGCCCAGCACAGCCAGGTGCTGCTGGTGATGGGCCACGACGGCTCGAAGGGCCGCATGGTGTGGCTCGATGGCTCCGACCGCAGCGCGCCCTACCTGCCCGATCCGCAGGAGCTTCCGACGTACAAAGCGCAGCAGAAGCTGTTCGACCGCATCGGCGCCCGCCACGTGCACAACCCGCTCTGGCGCACGATGCCGGAGACGGCCACCGGGCTCATGACCGGGCCGAAGCCGGAACCGGTGCTGAGCACGGTGCACCCGCTGGGCGGCTGCGTCATGAGCGACGACCCCGAGTGCGGCGTCGTCAACGACCGCGGCCAGGCCTGGGTGCGCGACCCCGGGCGCGAACTGCTGCCGCGCAGCGCCTTCGAGTGGCCGGGCCGGCCCGATGGCCAGCGCGGCGAGCGCAACGAGCCGCGCCTGTACCGCGGCCTCTACGTGCTCGATGGCTCGATCGTGCCGACCGCGCTGGGCTGCAACCCGCTGTGGACGATCTCCGCGCTGGCGGAGCGCGCGCTCGACGCCATCCCCGCGCGGGCGGAGCAGCCGCCGCGCGCGGCCTTCCCGGGCGCGCCGCGCGCGCCGCAGGTCCTGCCCTCGCGCGACGTGGCCATGGATGCCGTGCTGCATGAAGTGCTGCTCGCTTCCGCGCCGCGCGTCAGCGGCAAGCTGGCGGACGCCTTGGGCAACAAGGCGGTGGCGGCACGCTTCGAGGCGGACTTTTTCAGCGACGACATCCAGCGCGACATGCGACGTGGCCGCCATCCGCTGCGCGTGGAGGCCACGCTGGTGCTGGGCGGCGCCACGCCGGATGCGCCGGTGGAACTGGAATACCGCTCCGAAGGCGGCCGCTTCGAGCCGCTGCCGTCGAACGCGGGCAGCAGCGGGCCGGGGCTGATGCTTCGCAGCGCGCTCGAGGCGGCCTTCCTCGTGCTGGCGCTGGCGGCGGTCGTGGTGCTGGCCGCGGTGGGCCGGCCGCTGCCCGCGGTGCTGGCGCTGGTCGCCGCGGCCGCGGGCCTCGTCCTCCTGCCTTTGGGCCGGACCTTGCTGACGTGGATCATCCTGCGGCTCGTGCGCGACGTCCCGAACCGCGCCTTTGACGAAGCAGGCTGGTCGCAGAAGCTGGTCTACGCCAGGACGCTGTGCAAGCAGCTGGTGCACGCCAGCGAGAAGCGGGTGATGCGCTACCGCGTGCCGATGGTGCTGCACGCCGGGCCCGCGGGCGCGCCGCGCCATCTCACGCTGCACGCGACCAAGACGGTGATGTACCGCGCCAGCCTGCCGCAGCTGTGGCAATGGCTCAGGCACAGCGTGCCCCTGCGGCCCACCTTCTGGGAACAGACGATGAACGCGCAGGTGCGGGTGGTGCCGCGCGGCCGCCCCGCCTGGTCGCGGGCCTGGCTGGCCGGCACCTTCCGCATGGGGTTCGACAACCTGCTCTCCAGCGGCATGTCGGCGGCGCGCCGCCACGCGCGCGGCGCGATGGAACTGGGGCAGGGCGGCGACACGACCAGCGGCATGCTGGCGCTGACGTCCTATCCGATGCTGTTCCTGCGCTTCGCGCTGAAGACGCGGCTGCTGGATTTCCGGCTGCCTTCGTACTCCGGCCGGCCGCTGCCGGACCATGCGCCGGCGCAGGAGACGCAGCTGCGCTTGCGCAACGGCGGCTTCGCGCCGGCCGAACTGCACCAGGTGCACGTCTCGCGCGGGCGCTCCAGCGGCGACGAAGGCGACGAGAGCCGTTCGCCGCTGGTGCTGCCGCTGTGGCGCTATCGCGCGCGCGACGAGGCCGGCCAGGTGGTGCCCACGAGCATCACCGAGGGCAGCTGGATGGGGATGCCGGTGGCGCGGGCGCGCTCCGTGCTGCTGCTGCACGCCTTCGGCCAGAACGGCCTGACCTACACGCTCAAGACCATCCACGAGAACCTGGCCGAGCACTTGCAGCGCGCCGGTTTCGAGGTGTGGGTGCTGGAGCTGCGCATGTCCACCCGCAGCGGCTTCGCGGACGATCCCAGCGCCATCGACCAGATCGCGCAGCACGACGTCCCCGGCGCGGTGCGGCACATCCTGCAGACGCTGCAGGGCGAGCATCCGGAAATTCGCGACCCGCTGCAGATTTCCGCTTTCTCGCAGTGCATCGGCTCGGCGTCGCTGTGGATGGCGCTGCTCTCGGGCAAGCTGAGCCACGCGGTCGTTCCCATCGACGGCCGCAGCGAAGAGGCGCCGCAGCTGTCGATGCTGTCGCACCTGATGTCCAGCCAGGTGCATCCGTGGATCGTCGGCGCGCGCGGCACGCAGGCCAAGACCTGGCTGCCCTCGCTGCTGCAGGCGGTGTGGAAGCGCGGCGCCGTGCCCTTCGCGGTGCGTGGGCCGCAGCTGGGCGTGTTGCTGCCGATGCTGGACCGCGTGCTGTCGACGCTGCCGGCGCCGGCGCGCGAGGACGAGCGCATCGCCGGCCAGGAAGACGCCGCCGCCACGTGCAGGCGCATCCGCTTCATCGAGGCGCCGCTGTTCCGGCACGAGAACATCGGCCGGGCCACCTTCGCCGCCATGAACCTGCTGTTCGGCGACGCCAACCTGCGCCTGTTCGCGCAGGCGCGGCGCTTCGTCGATCGCGAGCAACTGGTGGATGAGGACGGCGTCAACCGCTACGTGACCGACGCCAACCTGCGCCAGCACGCCGCTTTCCCGCTGCAGCTGCTGCATGGCGCCGAGAACGAGCTGTTCGACGTTTCCGGCGCGAAGAAGTCTTTCGAAGCGCTGGGGCGTTTCCACGCCGGCTGGCAGGAGCAGTTCTGCCAGCGGCCGGGTGACCGGGTCGGCCCGGTCCTGGTGCCGGACCACGGCCACCTCGACGTGCTGATCGGGGACCGCGCGCCGGATGTGGTGTTCCCCGAGATCTCCGGATTCCTGGCGCGCGTGCTGGACGAGCGGGTGCACGCAGCCGCCCCGACGGCGACGGTGGGCTGGGAGGCGCGGCCGCCGCGGCTGGGCCCCTTCGTCGGCTGGCTGCGCGAGGAGGGTGGCTTGCCGGTGCTGCGGGTGAGCTTTGGCGTGGACGATGCCGGCGGCGCGCAGTTGCCCGCCATCGTGTTGCGCTGGCAGGACGCTGCCGGAGCCTTCCACACGCTGCAGCCCGCGCCGGCCTGGACGATGGCGCTGGCCGGCACCGGCCGGCCGCACGACCACGCCGTGGTGCAGCGCATGGCCTGGGCCGACCTCCGGCTCGAGGGCGAATGCGCCGGCGCCCAGGCCTGGCAGGTGCTGAGCCTGCATCCGGCCTGGGGCGGGCAGCAGCAGGAACCGCTGCCGGCTCCGGGCTCCGATCGGTTTGATGAACGCCTGGACCAGTGGCTGGCGCAGAGCAGCTCGGCGCCGGCGCTGGTCATCCCCTCGCTGCAGGACGGCCGCGGGGTCGATTACGGCAACGCGCTGTTCCGGCTGCCGCCGCGGGCCCTGGCCACGCTGCCGGCAACCAGCGGCGAAGCGGTGTTCGGGGTGGGCTGCTGCCGGCATCCCGGCCTGGGCCCCGACCTGCCGCGGGTCGACCAGCCGCTGAAAGCCTTCCTGGCGGGCCAGGATGCCCCCAGGACGGCTTTTTCGATGCTGCTGGGGGACCAGATCTATGCCGACGCCACGGCGGGCATGGTGGACCCTACGAGCCCGCTGGAGCGCTTCCATGAACGGCACGAGACCGCGTTCCGGCGCGAAGGGCTGGGCCAGCTGCTGGCCGCGATGCCGGTCTACATGACGCCGGACGACCACGAGTGGATCGACGGCTACCCGCTGGGTAGCCCGCTGGTGGCAGAGCCCTGGCCGGACTGGCGCCGGGGGAGCCGTTATCGCGCGCGGGAACGCCGCGCCGCCAAGGTGGCGCTGCGGGCGCTGACGATCTTCCAGCGCCTGCAGTCGCCGCAGGGCGAGCGGCGCGGCCGCTGGTACGAGTTCAGCCACGGCTGCGTGCGGACTTTCGTGATCGACACGCGCGTCGGCCGGCTGCGCGAACGGCCGCAGATGGTGCACCCCGGCGTGCTGGCCGACCTGCGGGAATGGCTGCGCGCGCCGGCGGCGCGCGATGCGCTCAACGTGGTGGCCAGCGGCTCGGTGGTGCTGCCCGGCATGCGGATGAACGCCGACCCGGCCAACCCGGGCTGCATCGACACCTGGCAGTACGCGCCGCAGCAGCGGCAGGCCTTGCTGGACCTGCTGGTCGAAGAGGCGCGCGGCCGCTTCCTGCTGCTGTCCGGGGATTACCACGTGAGCGGCGCGGCGCTGCTGCAGCGGGACGGCCAGACGGTCGGCGCTGCGGTGCTGGCGCCGCCGCTCTACGCGCCCATGCCGTATGCGAACGCCACTCCCGAAGCGGTGTTCACGGACGAACAGGTCGGCGGCCTGCGGATGGTCGTGCCTGCCGGTGGCGACATCGCGCGGGGCTCGGGCCTGGGCGTGCTCGATGTGCGGCGCGAAGCGGATGGCTTCGCGATCGCCTACCGGCGCGACCTGTGGGTGTGGGAAACGGCGCAGCGGACGCCGTGGGCGGCGGACCTGTCCTTGCGGACTTAGTGCACCGGGGGCGGCGCGGTCTCGAGATCGCGCAGGCTCAGCCCGGCGCGCGCCAGCGCGTACACGGCTTCAGTGCGGTTCGACACCACCAGCGCATCGAGGATGTGCGCCACGTGCGACTTGACCGTCGTGTCCGACAGGCCCAGGTCGCGCGCGATCACCTTGTTCGGCTTGCCCTGCACGATGCCGATCAGCACCTGGCGCTGGCGGTCCGTGAGGCGGGCGCCCAGCTTGGCCCAGGCGTCCTGCTGCGCCTTGGTGGCCGGCGCGGCAACGCTGAGGCTGGTGGGGGGCAGGTAGACGCCGCCGGACAGCACCAGGGACAGGGCGGCATGGAACTGCTCGCTGGGCGCGGACTTGGGCACGAAGCCGAAGGCGCCGAGGTCGATGCAGTCGCGGACCACGGCGGGATCGTCGTTGGCGGACAGCACGAGCACCGGCACTTCGGGCCGGCGCTTGCGGACTTCGGTCAGGGAATCGAGGCCGCTGTAACCGGGCATCTGCAGGTCCAGGATCATCAGGTCGGCATGGAGCCCGGCGTCGAGCCGGGCCAGCGCCGCATCGACCACGGGGCATTCGATCACCTGCACGTCCTGGCCGGTGTCCTGCAGCGTGGCGACCACGCCGATTCGGTACAGGGGATGGTCGTCGACGACTAGGATGTTCATGGGCTACTCGGGTGTTGGGGAATGTTAGCAGTGCAGGGAGCCGCCCCGCATACAGCCATTTGGAGGAGGGCGATAATTTGGCATGGCCGCCGTGTTCGACAAACCTACCATCCGCCAGCGCCTGGCTCCCATGCTCCAGGGCTTCGACGGCCCGCTTGCCTTCGCCGTCTTCCTGCTGGCCTGCGCCGGGCTGCTCACCATGTATTCCTCCGGGTATGCCAACGGCGCCCGCTTCTATGACCACGCCCGCAACATGCTGCTGGCGGGCTCGATCATGTTCGTGGTGGCGCAGATTCCGCCGCAACGCCTGCTGAGCTTCGCGGTTCCGCTCTACCTGTTCGGCGTGGCGCTGCTGGTGGCGGTGGCCGTGTTCGGCATCACCAAGAAGGGCGCCAAGCGCTGGATCAACCTGGGCGTCGTGATCCAGCCCAGCGAGATCATGAAGATCGGCATGCCCCTGATGCTGGCCTGGTGGTTCCAGAAGCGCGAAGGACAACTGAGGCCTTTGGACTTCCTGGTGGCCGGCGTGCTGCTGGCCATCCCGGTGGGCCTGATCATGAAGCAGCCGGACCTGGGCACCGCGCTGCTGGTGCTGGCGGCCGGCATGGCCGTGATCTTCTTTGCCGGCCTGCCCTGGAAGCTGGTGATCCCACCGGTGGTGCTGGGCCTGGTCGCCGTGGGCCTGATCGTCGGCTTCGAGTCGCAGCTGTGCGCCGACGGCGTGCGCTGGCCGGTGCTGCACGACTACCAGCAGCAGCGCATCTGCACCTTGCTGGACCCGACCAAGGACCCGCTGGGCAAGGGCTTCCACATCATCCAGGGCATGATCGCCATCGGCTCCGGCGGCCTGCTGGGCAAGGGCTTCATGCAGGGCACGCAGACCCACCTGGACTTCATTCCCGAGCGCACCACCGACTTCGTCTTCGCCGCCTATTCGGAGGAGTTCGGCCTGGCCGGCAACCTGTTCCTGATCGTTGCCTTCCTGTTCCTGGTGCTGCGGGGGCTGGCCATCGCGCTGGAAGCCTCGACCCTGTTCTCCCGATTATTGGCAGGCGCGGTGACCATGATCTTCTTCACCTATGCATTCGTGAACATGGGCATGGTGAGCGGCATCCTGCCGGTGGTGGGGGTGCCGCTGCCCTTCATCAGTTACGGCGGCACGGCGATGGTAACCCTCGGCATGGGCCTGGGCATCCTGATGTCGATCGCCAAGTCGAAGCGCCTGGTGCAGAGCTAGGCGCATGCAGCGGGTCGGCATCGTCGGTGTCGGCAACATGGGCGGGGCGATGGCGGCCCGCCTGCTGGAGCTGGGCTTCGCGGTGCAGGCCTGTGACCTCCTGGCCGAGCCCGTGCAGGCGCTGGTCGCGCAGGGCGCGCGGGCGGCGGCCGATCCCGCCGCCGCGGCGCACGATGCTTCGGCCCTGATCGTGTGCGTCGTCGATGCGGCGCAGGTCGAACAGGTCTTGTTCGGCGAGCGCGGCGCCGCGGCGGCGTTGCCGGCCGGCGCAGCGGTGCTGCTGTGCCCCACCATCGCGCCGCAGGACGTCGAGCGCTCGGCCGATCGCCTGCAGGCCCTGGGCCTCGTGCCCATCGACGCGCCGATGTCCGGTGGCCCGGTCCGCGCCCGCGACGGCAGCATGAGCCTGATGGTCGCCTGCGCCGACGCCGCTTTCGAGCAGCAGCGCGGCTTGATCGAAAGCCTCAGCCGCAAGGTGTTCCGCGTCGGCACGCGGCCCGGCGACGGCGCGCGGACCAAGCTGGTCAACAACCTGCTCGCCGGCATCAACCTGGCGGGCGCCGCCGAGGCGCTGGCGCTTGCGCAGCGGCTGGGCCTGGACCTCGCGCGCACGCTCGACGTGATCGAGCAATCGAGCGGCCAGAGCTGGATCGCCTCCGACCGCCTGCGCCGCGCCATCGCCGGCGACTACGCGCCGCGCGCCCACGTGAGCCTGCTGCAGAAGGACACCGGCCTGGCCCTGCAGGCCGCGTCCGCCGCCGGTTTCGAGGGACCACTGGGTCCGGCGGCGCACGAAGTGTTCGAGCGCGCGGCGGCGGCCGGCTACGCAGGGCTGGACGACGCGGCCCTGTTCAAGCTACTTTCGGGCCGATGACGAAGATCCTGGTGGTCGAGGACGAGGCGGCGATCCGCAACAACATCGCGCG
Coding sequences within it:
- a CDS encoding alkaline phosphatase D family protein, with product MSAPPSAPTQQPLSASWREWIQSGDWKGQDGPDFDAIVIGSGYGGSVAALRLAQKNYRVLLLERGSEYLPGEFPNDFSLLPKFFRANIPTRPAPMGRATGLVEVHLGEGMVAVTGNGLGGGSLINAGVVMQPDADVFAQPQWPAAIRHGPGTVLEPFFGRAREQLRVAPWDAQLPQGGKLAKTAALERLGGRLGAPFRGVDTTVDPDRCLRCGDCAAGCNVPDAKGNLPQTYLRAALATGRVQIVTQAEVYRFEPAPQEGGAFAGWQVHAFATDAQQQFTATREVLADTRRSSTARRLAAPLLFVCAGTLGSTQLLQRSQARAADRLSFSPALGTQVSGNGDSLSWLVDEPEKVASLGRGQAGLEAWEQARANQPFKREMVVGPTITGVVDLRKDAQVPLEERLVVEDGAVPRAIAQLYRELLATASTLKALDDWWFRPPPGSAGEDPLTASELRAQHSQVLLVMGHDGSKGRMVWLDGSDRSAPYLPDPQELPTYKAQQKLFDRIGARHVHNPLWRTMPETATGLMTGPKPEPVLSTVHPLGGCVMSDDPECGVVNDRGQAWVRDPGRELLPRSAFEWPGRPDGQRGERNEPRLYRGLYVLDGSIVPTALGCNPLWTISALAERALDAIPARAEQPPRAAFPGAPRAPQVLPSRDVAMDAVLHEVLLASAPRVSGKLADALGNKAVAARFEADFFSDDIQRDMRRGRHPLRVEATLVLGGATPDAPVELEYRSEGGRFEPLPSNAGSSGPGLMLRSALEAAFLVLALAAVVVLAAVGRPLPAVLALVAAAAGLVLLPLGRTLLTWIILRLVRDVPNRAFDEAGWSQKLVYARTLCKQLVHASEKRVMRYRVPMVLHAGPAGAPRHLTLHATKTVMYRASLPQLWQWLRHSVPLRPTFWEQTMNAQVRVVPRGRPAWSRAWLAGTFRMGFDNLLSSGMSAARRHARGAMELGQGGDTTSGMLALTSYPMLFLRFALKTRLLDFRLPSYSGRPLPDHAPAQETQLRLRNGGFAPAELHQVHVSRGRSSGDEGDESRSPLVLPLWRYRARDEAGQVVPTSITEGSWMGMPVARARSVLLLHAFGQNGLTYTLKTIHENLAEHLQRAGFEVWVLELRMSTRSGFADDPSAIDQIAQHDVPGAVRHILQTLQGEHPEIRDPLQISAFSQCIGSASLWMALLSGKLSHAVVPIDGRSEEAPQLSMLSHLMSSQVHPWIVGARGTQAKTWLPSLLQAVWKRGAVPFAVRGPQLGVLLPMLDRVLSTLPAPAREDERIAGQEDAAATCRRIRFIEAPLFRHENIGRATFAAMNLLFGDANLRLFAQARRFVDREQLVDEDGVNRYVTDANLRQHAAFPLQLLHGAENELFDVSGAKKSFEALGRFHAGWQEQFCQRPGDRVGPVLVPDHGHLDVLIGDRAPDVVFPEISGFLARVLDERVHAAAPTATVGWEARPPRLGPFVGWLREEGGLPVLRVSFGVDDAGGAQLPAIVLRWQDAAGAFHTLQPAPAWTMALAGTGRPHDHAVVQRMAWADLRLEGECAGAQAWQVLSLHPAWGGQQQEPLPAPGSDRFDERLDQWLAQSSSAPALVIPSLQDGRGVDYGNALFRLPPRALATLPATSGEAVFGVGCCRHPGLGPDLPRVDQPLKAFLAGQDAPRTAFSMLLGDQIYADATAGMVDPTSPLERFHERHETAFRREGLGQLLAAMPVYMTPDDHEWIDGYPLGSPLVAEPWPDWRRGSRYRARERRAAKVALRALTIFQRLQSPQGERRGRWYEFSHGCVRTFVIDTRVGRLRERPQMVHPGVLADLREWLRAPAARDALNVVASGSVVLPGMRMNADPANPGCIDTWQYAPQQRQALLDLLVEEARGRFLLLSGDYHVSGAALLQRDGQTVGAAVLAPPLYAPMPYANATPEAVFTDEQVGGLRMVVPAGGDIARGSGLGVLDVRREADGFAIAYRRDLWVWETAQRTPWAADLSLRT
- a CDS encoding response regulator, which codes for MNILVVDDHPLYRIGVVATLQDTGQDVQVIECPVVDAALARLDAGLHADLMILDLQMPGYSGLDSLTEVRKRRPEVPVLVLSANDDPAVVRDCIDLGAFGFVPKSAPSEQFHAALSLVLSGGVYLPPTSLSVAAPATKAQQDAWAKLGARLTDRQRQVLIGIVQGKPNKVIARDLGLSDTTVKSHVAHILDALVVSNRTEAVYALARAGLSLRDLETAPPPVH
- the rodA gene encoding rod shape-determining protein RodA, which codes for MAAVFDKPTIRQRLAPMLQGFDGPLAFAVFLLACAGLLTMYSSGYANGARFYDHARNMLLAGSIMFVVAQIPPQRLLSFAVPLYLFGVALLVAVAVFGITKKGAKRWINLGVVIQPSEIMKIGMPLMLAWWFQKREGQLRPLDFLVAGVLLAIPVGLIMKQPDLGTALLVLAAGMAVIFFAGLPWKLVIPPVVLGLVAVGLIVGFESQLCADGVRWPVLHDYQQQRICTLLDPTKDPLGKGFHIIQGMIAIGSGGLLGKGFMQGTQTHLDFIPERTTDFVFAAYSEEFGLAGNLFLIVAFLFLVLRGLAIALEASTLFSRLLAGAVTMIFFTYAFVNMGMVSGILPVVGVPLPFISYGGTAMVTLGMGLGILMSIAKSKRLVQS
- a CDS encoding NAD(P)-dependent oxidoreductase, which gives rise to MQRVGIVGVGNMGGAMAARLLELGFAVQACDLLAEPVQALVAQGARAAADPAAAAHDASALIVCVVDAAQVEQVLFGERGAAAALPAGAAVLLCPTIAPQDVERSADRLQALGLVPIDAPMSGGPVRARDGSMSLMVACADAAFEQQRGLIESLSRKVFRVGTRPGDGARTKLVNNLLAGINLAGAAEALALAQRLGLDLARTLDVIEQSSGQSWIASDRLRRAIAGDYAPRAHVSLLQKDTGLALQAASAAGFEGPLGPAAHEVFERAAAAGYAGLDDAALFKLLSGR